TGATCGCTCCCCAAATATCCAAGTCATCAAGTTCCATGAAATTTTGAAGTAAACCTTTATCATTTTGGAGATCCGTTAAGGAGAATTTATTGCTGAGAAAAAGCAATAATTCCTCTGTTCCGAAAAGTTGGTTTCCGCTTGTGATTAAATCCTTTGCCCTAGTTACAAGATTTATCATCATTTTTTCAGCACTGACTGTTGTTTTGTGCAGGTATACCTGCCAATACATCAATCTCCTGGCACTGAGAAAATTTTCGATGCTGTACAGACCTTTTTCTTCGACTACCAACTGATCATCTTTGATATACATCATTTTAATGATCCTGTCTGCACCAATAGTTCCTTCTGATACCCCTGTAAAAAAACAGTCACGCTGAAGATAATCCAACCTGTCAATATCTAATTGACTGGAAACCAATTGATTGAAAAAATTCCTTTCGTATGCTCCTTTGAAAATTTTTATAGCTAAATTGAGAGAGCCGTTCAGCTCTTTATTTAATGTTTCAATTACCAATAGAGACAATGATTCATGGGGGGTGTTGTCAAGTAGACTGAATTCAAGGGCATGGGAAAAAGGACCGTGTCCTATATCATGCAGCAAAATGGCAACTAATGCCGCCTCATATTCCTCATCACTGATATCAATTCCTCTATGGCGAAGGTTGTCTAAAGTAATGCGCATCAGGTGCATAGCTCCGATGGCATGATGAAATCGGGTATGAAGTGCTCCTGGGTAAACAAAATCCGTCAAACCCAACTGTTTGATTCGACGTAACCTTTGGAAATAAGGATGGTCAATAATGGTAAAAATCAAATCACTCGGAATGGTGATAAACCCGTAAACAGGATCATTAAATATTTTATGGCTTTTCAATGTCCTTGACATTTTATAGGTTCAAAAGTAATTATAAATTTAAAAGAATTAAACCAAATTTTATGCAAAGGTTCAAAATCCTATGGGCAGATGATGAGATTGATCTTCTGAAACCCCATATATTGTTTTTAAATCAGAGAGGTTATGAAGTTTCAACAGTGAACAGTGGGGTCGATGCCATCGAATTAGTGGAAAAGCACAACTATGATGTGATTTTTCTTGACGAGATGATGCCCGGGATGACAGGCCTCGAAACCCTTCAGCAGATTAAAATGATAAAGCCGCAGATACCTGTTGTTATGATAACCAAGAGTGAGGAAGAACATTTAATGGATGATGCCATTGGAGGTAAAATTGCCGATTACCTTATAAAGCCGATCAATCCCAATCAAATATTACTTTCTGTAAAAAAGATCCTTCAAAACAAACAATTGATTACGGAGAAAACCAATCTTTCTTACAGACAGGATTTTATGAATATCAGTATGGCCTGCGATGAGGCTTCCACCTATCAGGAGTGGACTGAAATCTATAAGAGATTGACCTATTGGGAACTCGAAATAGAGAAAACTGAAAACAAGAGTATGCAAGATGTTTTGGATACTCAGAAGACAGAGGCCAATGCTTCTTTTGCCAAATTCATAAAAAATAATTATATAGATTGGATCAGTGATCCAAAAATTGAAAAACCGATTTTGTCACATAAGCTGATGAATGAAAAGGTTTTTCCTTTTCTTGAGCCCAATAGGCCGCTTTTTTTTATTGTAATTGATAACCTCCGGTTGGATCAATGGGAAGTGATCAAACCATTGGTGATTGATTATTTTAATGTGGTGGATGAAAGTACTTATTACAGTATTCTACCGACAACAACGGCATTTTCAAGGAATGCACTTTTCAGTGGAATGATGCCTTCTGATATGGCAAGATTTCATCCGGATCTGTGGGAAGGAGAAGATACTGATGAAGGGAAAAATAACCATGAGGAAGAGTTTCTTGCAGAAAACCTCCATAGGAACCGTCTCAATATCAAATTCAGTTATCACAAAATTTTGCAGGCCTATCAGGGGAAAACAATTCTTGAAAATTTCCACCAAATGCTCAACAATGACTTGAATGTTTTGGTGTATAATTTTGTGGACATGATGTCCCATGCAAGGACTGATATGAAAATGATCAGGGAATTGGCACCTGACGAATCAGCCTACAGATCTATCACCAAAAGTTGGTTTGAGCATTCATCCCTTTTCGAATTATTTAAAAGAATCCAAAGTATCAAAGCAAATGTAGTGGTCACCACAGATCATGGGACTAAAAGAGTAAACAAGCCATATAAAATTATCGGCGATAAAAATATCACAACCAATCTGAGGTATAAACAAGGTAAAAATTTAAATTTTGAAAGCGGAAAGGTTTTTGAGATTTCAAAACCTGAAGACGCCAAACTACCAAGGTTTAATGTTTCTACAAGTTATGTATTTACAGTAGAAGATTATTTCTTTGCATATCCCAACAATTACAATTATTATGTAAATTATTACAAAGATACTTTTCAGCATGGCGGAGTATCTTTAGAAGAAATGATTGTCCCCGTCATTCAACTTGAACCCAAGAATATTTAAGTAAATTTGGAAAAGATTTATTGTCGCAGCTTGGAAGAAATTCCTGCCACAGCAAAAAAAATAGTAGATTTTTGCAAAGGTGAAAAAATCTGGGTATTCAAAGGTGATCTTGGAGCTGGCAAAACCACAATGATTAAAGCCATTGCGAAATTATTCGGAATAGTGGATAGAGTTTCAAGCCCAACATTCTCTTTAATTAATGAATATCAAAATGATTCAGGTACAGTATTTTATCATTTTGATTTCTATAGAGTAGAGAAGCCGGTAGAAGTATTGGAAATAGGCGTAGAAGAATATTTCTACAGTGGCAATCATTGTTGGATAGAGTGGGCGGAAAAAATACCAGGGTTTCTACCTCATGAATTTGTTTTGATTGATATTGAAATGGAATTCGATGGAGTGCGAAAAATTACTTTAAGTCAGATTTTTAATTGAAAAGCAAATGGTTGAGATTACAGAAGGGGTGGGGATTTACCCTAAGGAATCCATGGTCAAGATAAAAAAATCCAAGAATTCTTTGTTGATTGGTTTGCCGGTTGAATCTGCTGCACAGGAAAAAAGGGTAGTGCTGACTCCTGATGCCATTGCCTTATTGGTCAATAATGGACAAGAAGTGATCGTAGAAGCCAATGCTGGTAAAGAATCAAAATTTACAGACCAGGAATATTCTGATGCCGGAGCCAAAGTAGTTTATTCCGCGAAAGAAGCCTTTGATGCAGAGGTGGTGATTAAAGTAGAACCGCCTACCGAGGAAGAAATTAATTTGATGAGGCCCGGGGCTTGTCTGATTTCAGCATTGCAACTCGGCAAACAAAATGCTGCCTTCATTCATGCACTCAATAAAAAAAGAATAACCGCAGTTTCTTATGAGCATCTCGAGGATAAAGTGGGTGGAATGCCTGTAGTCAGAGCTATGAGTGAAATAGCTGGAAGTACAGTCATGCTTATTGCTGCCGAATACCTCAGCAGTGTCAATAACGGAAAAGGTTTGATTATGGGAGGAGTCACAGGTGTACCGCCAACTGAAGTGGTCATAATCGGTGCCGGAACAGTTGCTGAATATGCCGCGCGAACGGCACTGGGCCTAGGTGCAAGTATTAAAGTTTTTGATAATCACATTTATAAACTCCGAAGAATAAAGCAACTTCTGGGACAACAGGTTTTCACTTCTACCATAGATAATTATACATTAAGCAAAGCTTTAAAAGAAGCTGATGTCGTGATTGGCGCATTAAGGGCAGAAAAGGGAAGAAACAAAATCGTTGTCAGTGAGGAAATGGTAGCCGCCATGATGGCAGGGAGTGTCATTATAGATGTAGGGATTGACCAAGGGGGATGTATGGAGACTTCGGAAATGACCTCACATGATGAACCAACTTTTGTCAAACATGGTGTAATTCATTATTGTGTTCCAAACATAGCATCCCGTGTATCAAGAACAGCTTCCTTTGCTCTGAGTAATATTTTCACACCGATTTTGCTTCAGATGGCCGACTTAGGTGGCGCTGAAGAAATGGTTTTTAATTATAAATGGTTTATGAAGGGGGTATATACCTATCGGGGAAGTCTTACGAATGCCTATATAGCAAGGAAATTCGGGATGACCCACAAAGAACTATTGCTCTTGCTGGCCGCAAGGTATTAAGACAGAAGATTCTGTCTTAATACAAATTCAAGCTGACCATTTACCTCCATCAGTTCTGAAGTGAGTTGCCTGTTTTCCCTGCGAAGCATATATACTTCATAAGCATTGTGAATGACAGTCCTCATATAATCTTCCTCCCAAGGCTTGGTCAAATAATGGTAAACCTGACCCTTATTGATGGCGTCAATTACTGCTTGAATATCAGTATAACCTGTCAGTAAAATCCTGATCGGATCAGGGTTTATAGGGATAATAGATGCTAAGAAATCTACCCCTGTTTCCTCGGGCATTCTTTGGTCAGTTATTATTAAATGTACGTCTTCAGTCTTCAAAATCTCTCTTCCCTCACTCGCTGAAAGGGCCAAGAAAATCTGGAAATCTCTTCTGAAAGTTGCTTTAAATGCTTGAAGATTGTTCTCTTCATCATCAACATACAATATTTTTATTTTTTCTTCAGGGGAATAAAGCATTGGTATAAATTATTAGGGGTGAATTCGAAATACATTTATTTGGAGGGTAATTGAATTAATCTGCCGACAAAGTATCAAAAAAAAGTATTTATAAAAAATATCGGATTGGAAATATTTAAAGAAATTATTTTGACAAGATTTTTTTTTAAAGATTTCACTATGAATCTTGCGCCAAAAAATTATCTTTACTCCTGATAATCACCCTAATTACCTCTATATGAATGCTCTTTCAACTCTTGATCTTATCAATCAATGGGGAATAATTTTGATGAATCCCCAAAAAAAATCAGATGCAGAACTCCTTAAAAAACTGTTCGAATTGCCTCACCTTCTTAAGGTAGATCAGATCGAAAGTCAGGTAGCCGATTTGATAAAATTAAACAATCCAACCAAGTCATTCAGTAAAGAAGAATTGCTGATGAAGGTGGTTGAATTTTTTGAAATGAATGAAAAACACAGCTATGGACATTGGGTTTTTTATCCTTGGAAAAACACATTGGTTCACGTCCTTCCTGAAAGGGAATTTATCCAGGTTAGAACGGTTCGTAATCAATACAAAATCACTCCAAGTGAGCAAGAAAAACTTTCTACAAAAAAAATAGGAATAGTAGGATTGTCAGTAGGTCAAAGTGTAGCAATGGCCTTAGCATTGGAGAGGGGCTGCGGTGAATTGAGATTGGCTGATTTTGATACGTTGGAGTTGAGCAATATGAACAGAATCAGGTGCAGCCTTACCGAGTTAGGTTTAAAGAAATCAACCATTGCTGCAAGGGAAATTTTGGAAATAGACCCTTATCTAAAAGTCACTGTATATGAAGAGGGAATTAATGAAGGAAATATAGTTGATTTTTTTACCAAGGGCGGAGAACTTGATCTGTTGGTTGATGAATGTGACAGCTTGGACATAAAAGTTTTGTTAAGGGAAGTTGCCAAAAAGTACAGAATCCCTGTTATCATGGATACTTCAGATAGGGGGATGTTGGATATAGAAAGGTTTGATCTTGAGCCTGAAAGGCCTGTTTTTCATGGGTTTTTAGGAGATATTGATTATAAAGACCTCAAAGATCTCAATATTAAAGAGAAAGTGACTTATGGGTTAAAAATAACTGGTCTTGAGACACTTTCTCCCAGAATGAAAGCTTCCTTATTGGAAATAAATCAAACCATATCCTCGTGGCCGCAATTGGCCTCAGCTGTTTTTTTGGGAGGCGCACTAGGGGCACATTCTGCGAGAAATATTCTCTTGGATCATATGACAGAATCCGGAAGGTTTTTTATTGATCTGGATGAATTGGTTCAGGTTCATCCTGGAAGCGAAAACTTAAAATTTAAAGTAAATGAAGAAGATCTGAATTTTTCAGTTCAAAAAGAATTTGAACTGAAGAGCAGTCTTTCTTCAAATTATAAATTGACAGAAGATGAGCTTATTAAGATTGTCAAAGCGGCAAACACAGCGCCTTCCGGTGGAAATTGCCAACCTTGGAGTTGGGTGTTTGATGAAAAAGGAGTTCTTCACCTTTACCATGACAAAAAACGAAGTGAATCATTACTGGATTTTAAAGGCACAGGATCGTTAATGTCATTCGGTTCAGCTTTGGAGAATATACGGTTGACTTGTGCCCAAATGGGTATTGAAACAGAAATGATTACTGAGATTGTTGATTTTGAAGAAGAAAAAATTGCCTCAATTATTTTTAAAAATAAACAAAAACAAAGTATCAATGTCCCATTTGCATATTTGACTCCCTACATAGAGAGGAGATTAACGGATAGGCAGAATCAAAAGAGGCAAATTATTGATAGAGAGATATTCAAGGAACTGGTTGCCATAGCTGAGGAAAGCGGATTAAATCTTCATGTTTTTGACCAGGAAGACCAAATTGGAAAACTTGCAAAGATAAACGGTGTCATGGATTGGGTCCGAATGATCAATGAGGAAGGATACCGGGATTTTGTCAAAGAAATCAGATGGAATTCATCCGAAGCTGAAATGTCTAAAGACGGCATGGATCTTTCCACATTTGATCTAAGTGTTGCAGATAAAGCAATATTGAAAATGATCAACAATCCAAAAGCAATGAAGTTTGTCAGAGAACATCATTTGGGAAGAGGATTTACTCAAATTTCAGACAAAACATTCCAAGCGGCTTCTGCCATTTGTCTTTTGTCAGCCAAGGATTTTTCACCTGATACATATCTCAAAGCAGGTAGGGCACTTCAGCGCATCTGGACGCACGCTAATATGAAGAAAATAAGTTTTCAACCTGTTACAGCCCCTCTCTTTCTTTATCAGCAATACATCAAAGGGGATAAAAAACGATTCAGTGCTTTTGAATCAAATCTAATCAAAAATAGCCTTAGAGAATTCCGGGAATTTGTCCAGCATAAAGATGGAGAGGTCGAAATATTTCTCTTTAGGTTGAATATTACCGAGGGTGATGTGGTCAGATCATTGAGAAGAGATGTAGTCGATACATTAAAAATAGTTTAAAATTATGTTTATTTTCAAAGCATTCAGAGCAATTGACGACCTTGAATCCAGTATGAAATATGCTGAAGGCCACGCTAATGTATTGAGGGAATATGGTATTACAAAAGTTACGTCTTCCAACAATGAATGGATGCATAATCCCTATGTATATGTTGTAACTGTTGAGGATAGTCTCACAGGTATGATCGTAAGCGGGGTTAGGATTCATATAGCAAACAGAGATTATCCATTACCCTTGGAAGAGGCTTTAGCAAAAACTGACCGAAGGGTTTACGATTTGGTGGATATTTATAGAGAAAATGGAACAGGTGAAGTCTCGGGATTATGGAATTCCAAGTCTATATCTGGATATGGAATCGGATCTTTGTTTTTATCCAGAACAGCGGTGGCAATAGCTTCTCAACTTAAACTGGGGTCATTATTGGCACTTTGTTCAAAACACACTTTGCAAACTACTTTAGATAAGGGTTTTCAGGTAGAGGAAAGCATTGGAAACAAGGGTAAGTTTTTTTACCCTACAAAGGACCTCATATCAACTTGTGCGGTTTTGAGAGATGTTCAAAATATTCCCTTGGCCTTGCCTGAGGAAAAGAAATTCATTTTTCATTTGAGAAAGAATATAAAGAGTGTTATGTTAGAAGATTCTCCAAAAGGAAAAATAGAAATTAGGTATCAGCTCTTCATTGAAAACCCCAATTGGCGGTTAGATTTATGCTTGTAATATTTTTGAGTTTAATATTAAGTTTTCAAAACTTCTTCAATGTGATTCAAGATCGCCAATCCGGTATGGAATTGGAGTATGAATATTTAATTGAAAAAAATGAAGCCTTTGATATTGAAAAAATCATAAAATCTCAGGATTTCAAAAGAGTGGAATCATCCACTAAAAATTTTGGAATAAACAATGATATTGTCTGGCTCAAATATGATGTGATCAATAAGTCAGGAGAGAAAACAAGATATTTTTCAATAAACAACTCTTCTCTTGATAAACTTGATATTTATTTGGTGCAAAATGAGCAAATAGTTGATTATCAAGGCGGAGGGAGATTTCTAGGTATTCAGGATAGGTTGATTCCGTCCAAGAATCTTGTTTTCGAAATTCAGTTGGAGCAGGATGAGCTTTACACGATCTACATGAGGATTGAAAGTGTAAACAAGAAAGTGATCTTAGCGACCATTTCTGATCTTCAGTCTGTCCATTTTCAAATTCAGAAGGAAAATCTTTTTTTTGGAATTTTCACAGGAGTGCTTTTTGGGTTGCTTTTCTATAATTTGTTCCTGTATTTTTCAATCAAGGATAAGCTCTATTTAATTTACGTGATTCATACGCTGTTTGCTTGGTTGGCACAAGCAGCGATTCTAGGATATACACAGGAATTGATCTGGCCTGATAACGAATGGATCAACCTCAGATCAGGGGTTGTTTTTTCTTCTCTGGTCAGTATAGCGGGAATTTGGTTTCTCCGTATTTTTTTGTTTACAAAAATTTATCTGCCCAAGCTTGATAAGGGTTTTTATTTTATCTATGCTGTTTACGGTTTCATTCTTGTCAACGCCTTGTTTATTTCATTGACCTTGAGTTATCAGGTACTTTTAGTCACACAGTCTGTAGTTGTTTTATACGTTCTTTTTGTTGCCATTTTTGTATGGACCAAAGGCTACAGTCCTGCCAGGTATTATTTATTGGCATGGTCATTTTTCATGCTATCGATTTTATGGTTTGTCTTAAGTGAGATGGGGGTATTGTCTTACACAGTACTTACGGCCTTTATTATGCCGCTTGGGTCAACTTTGGAAGTTATTTTACTTTCTTTTGCTCTTGCAGATAAGATAAATGTTCTTATCAATGAGAAAGAAAAAGAACAGGCAGACAAACTCTATATTCTGAAAGAAAACGAGAGATTGATTATCAAGCAAAATGAAAACCTTGAAGAGAAGGTAAAAAAGAGGACGGAAGAATTGGAATACACGCTGCATAATCTACAAAATACCCAAACCCAAATGGTCAATCAGGAAAAGATGGCTTCCTTAGGTCAGTTGACGGCAGGTATAGCACACGAAATCAATAACCCGATAAATTTTGTTAGCTCCAATATATCACCTTTAAAAAGGGATATCAATGATATTTTGGAAATAGTAGAGGCATATAGAGAAAAGGGTGAGGTTGAATTTTCGGATGAATCAAAAAAAGAACTTAAAGAAATAGAAAAGGAAGTAGAATTTGATTTTGTAATTGAAGAAATCAATCAGTTACTGAACGGAATGGAGGAAGGAGCGCGCCGTACAGTTGAAATTGTCAAAGGTCTAAGGTTGTTTTCAAGGGTGGACGAACAGGATGTTAAAAAAGTTGATGTCCATGATGGGCTGGACAGTACTTTGATCTTGCTGAGCAGTTCAATGAACGGAAAGATCAAGATTAATAAGGAATATGGAAGCATACCCTTGGTTGAATGTCTGCCGGGGAAAATAAATCAGGTTTTTATGAATATCATTACAAATGCTATTCATGCGCTCCTGGATAACTTGAACAATGTATCAGCTCCTGAAATAACCCTTAGAACAAGAAAATCAGATACAAATGTTGTAATCGAAATAGAGGATAATGGACCTGGAATGCCAGAGAAAGTCAAGCAAAGGATCTTTGAACCTTTCTTCACGACCAAGTCCGTGGGTAAAGGTACAGGCCTAGGTCTTTCAATAGTTTACACCATAATCGAAAATCATAAAGGTACATTGGAGGTACGTTCAAAGGAAGGTAAAGGAACAAACTTCATCATCACACTCCCGATTTATCAAACTGCGCCTTTAAATGACCGATAAGATTATAGTATTGTACATAGATGATGAGGGTAATAATCTTACCTCATTCAAAGCTAGCCTGAGGAAGGATTTTCAGGTGGTGACTGCCATAGATGCCAATGAAGGACTTGCCATTGCATCTTCCCAAGAGTTGCATGTAGTCATTGCTGACCAGAGAATGCCAGGCCTGTCTGGAGTAGAATTTTTTGAAAAGCTTATGAAAATCAATCCCGATCCAATCAGAATCCTGCTTACCGGGTATTCAGATATTGCTAGTGTGATTGATGCCATCAACAGGGGCGAAGTATATAGGTTTATCGACAAACCCTGGAATATTGATCATGTCAAAAATGCAATTATCAATGCCGCTGAAATTTATTTCACTCGAAAGGAATTAAAAGATAAAAACGAAAGGCTTTTGAAAATTCATTCTGAAATGAATCAGTTTGTCTATTCTTTATCCCATGAACTCCGTGGGCCCTTAATGAGTATTGCGGGCGTTTCCAAACTTGCTAAAATGGAATCTGACGATCCGGCAATTCATGATTATTTTGATATGGTCGATTCTGCGACCGAAAAGCTGGATGAATATGTTTACAAAATGCTCGATTTTTACAGGTCCACCAAGATGGAAAACAAAGTCATCAAAATTGACTTCAGGGATATTGTTTTTGAGCAGATGGAATTTTATAAACAAAAATGGGATCTTGATAAAATTGATTTTGAAATCAACATTAATCAGGAGATTCCCTTTTTTTCAGACGATTCCAAGATCAAAGTGATTTTCAACAGTTTAATCAGTAACGCCTATAACTTTCAAATCCCGGAAAATCCAAACAAATATATTCGTTTACTAATTGACGTTAAAGAGTTTTACACCACTATTTTGGTAGAGGATAACGGAGTAGGGATAGCTCAGGAAAATTTGGAAGGGATTTTTAATTTATTTCAAAGGGCAACCCAAAATAATGTTGGTTCTGGACTTGGCATGTACATGGTAAAGGAATCTGTTACCCAAATTGGAGGGGATATAAATATTGATTCAGCTGTTAATCAGGGTACCAAAGTGACAATTAAAATACCTACCCTTCAATTGAATGAAATGGTTTAAGTGATGAAATTTTTGGAAATTCTATTTTTATAGTCTTTGTTTTAGTTTTCCAACAAACAAAGCCTATTGTTTTTTTTACAGCCATTTTTGGCGTTAATTTGTTTTACATTTTAAGAATTAAATACCAAAAAGTTTTAGTTATGATTAATCCTTGGCACGATGTAAATATCGGTAAAAACGCTCCAGATTTTGTAATGGGAGTGATTGAAATTCCAAAAGGCAGTAAAGGCAAGTATGAATTGGATAAGAAGACCGGGATGTTGATTTTGGACAGGGTATTGTTTTCGGCAGTTCATTATCCAGCTAATTATGGTTTTATTCCTCAAACGTTCTGTGATGACAAAGATCCCCTCGATATTTTGATTATTTCCCAGATTGATATCCCTTCTATGACTTTGGTAAATGCAAAAGTAATCGGGGTAATGAGAATGGTTGATGGCGGTGAGGCAGATGATAAAATAATTGCCGTTGCAGCTGAAGATCAATCGGTCAATTATATCAATGATATCGATGAACTTCCCCCGCATTTGATGAAAGAAGTTCACAGGTTTTTTGAGGACTATAAAAAACTTGAAAACAAAGAAGTGAAAGTGGAGGATTTTCTTGGAAAAGAAGAAGCTTTTAAAATCATAAAGGAAAGTATAGACCTTTATGACCTTAACTTTAGAACAAAAAGATAATTATTGCCTGAATGGATTCATTCAGGCTTTTTCTTATGTATAGACTGTTGATATTGTTTCTTTTATTCTCCGCAAAAACTTTTGCTCAGGATGGTTCAAACTCAGGGATAAAGTTTTCAGGATACGTTGAAGCCTATTATAGTTATGACTTCAATCAGCCGGAAGATAACCTTAGACCTGATTTCCTCTATAATTTCAACAGACATAACGAATTCAGCGTCAATTTAGCGGTTCTAAAGGCCTCCTATGAAACTGAGAACCTTAGAGCCAATGTGGCCTTGATGGGCGGTACCTATGCCCAATATAACCTTGCGAATGAACCAACTTGGGCACAGATTTTAAATGAGGTTTCGGTAGGGTTCAAATTCCATGAAAAGCTTTGGTTTGATATTGGAATCATGCCTTCCCATATTGGATTTGAAAGCTGGTATGGCATGGATGGTTGGCACCTAAGCAGGAGTATAATGGCTGATAATTC
This window of the Aquiflexum balticum DSM 16537 genome carries:
- a CDS encoding HD domain-containing protein, with the protein product MSRTLKSHKIFNDPVYGFITIPSDLIFTIIDHPYFQRLRRIKQLGLTDFVYPGALHTRFHHAIGAMHLMRITLDNLRHRGIDISDEEYEAALVAILLHDIGHGPFSHALEFSLLDNTPHESLSLLVIETLNKELNGSLNLAIKIFKGAYERNFFNQLVSSQLDIDRLDYLQRDCFFTGVSEGTIGADRIIKMMYIKDDQLVVEEKGLYSIENFLSARRLMYWQVYLHKTTVSAEKMMINLVTRAKDLITSGNQLFGTEELLLFLSNKFSLTDLQNDKGLLQNFMELDDLDIWGAIKMWKNEKDYVIRNISNMFLTRNLFKINLRNEAFTDQELNSERLKSLKKLKIQEKDHHYFFTHGTISNHAYLNKEQILILTKKGEIIDVAQAADLPNIKAMSKIVKKHYICQAKNLTL
- the porX gene encoding T9SS response regulator signal transducer PorX, which encodes MQRFKILWADDEIDLLKPHILFLNQRGYEVSTVNSGVDAIELVEKHNYDVIFLDEMMPGMTGLETLQQIKMIKPQIPVVMITKSEEEHLMDDAIGGKIADYLIKPINPNQILLSVKKILQNKQLITEKTNLSYRQDFMNISMACDEASTYQEWTEIYKRLTYWELEIEKTENKSMQDVLDTQKTEANASFAKFIKNNYIDWISDPKIEKPILSHKLMNEKVFPFLEPNRPLFFIVIDNLRLDQWEVIKPLVIDYFNVVDESTYYSILPTTTAFSRNALFSGMMPSDMARFHPDLWEGEDTDEGKNNHEEEFLAENLHRNRLNIKFSYHKILQAYQGKTILENFHQMLNNDLNVLVYNFVDMMSHARTDMKMIRELAPDESAYRSITKSWFEHSSLFELFKRIQSIKANVVVTTDHGTKRVNKPYKIIGDKNITTNLRYKQGKNLNFESGKVFEISKPEDAKLPRFNVSTSYVFTVEDYFFAYPNNYNYYVNYYKDTFQHGGVSLEEMIVPVIQLEPKNI
- the tsaE gene encoding tRNA (adenosine(37)-N6)-threonylcarbamoyltransferase complex ATPase subunit type 1 TsaE; this encodes MEKIYCRSLEEIPATAKKIVDFCKGEKIWVFKGDLGAGKTTMIKAIAKLFGIVDRVSSPTFSLINEYQNDSGTVFYHFDFYRVEKPVEVLEIGVEEYFYSGNHCWIEWAEKIPGFLPHEFVLIDIEMEFDGVRKITLSQIFN
- a CDS encoding alanine dehydrogenase; amino-acid sequence: MVEITEGVGIYPKESMVKIKKSKNSLLIGLPVESAAQEKRVVLTPDAIALLVNNGQEVIVEANAGKESKFTDQEYSDAGAKVVYSAKEAFDAEVVIKVEPPTEEEINLMRPGACLISALQLGKQNAAFIHALNKKRITAVSYEHLEDKVGGMPVVRAMSEIAGSTVMLIAAEYLSSVNNGKGLIMGGVTGVPPTEVVIIGAGTVAEYAARTALGLGASIKVFDNHIYKLRRIKQLLGQQVFTSTIDNYTLSKALKEADVVIGALRAEKGRNKIVVSEEMVAAMMAGSVIIDVGIDQGGCMETSEMTSHDEPTFVKHGVIHYCVPNIASRVSRTASFALSNIFTPILLQMADLGGAEEMVFNYKWFMKGVYTYRGSLTNAYIARKFGMTHKELLLLLAARY
- a CDS encoding response regulator; this encodes MLYSPEEKIKILYVDDEENNLQAFKATFRRDFQIFLALSASEGREILKTEDVHLIITDQRMPEETGVDFLASIIPINPDPIRILLTGYTDIQAVIDAINKGQVYHYLTKPWEEDYMRTVIHNAYEVYMLRRENRQLTSELMEVNGQLEFVLRQNLLS
- a CDS encoding Rv1355c family protein — encoded protein: MNALSTLDLINQWGIILMNPQKKSDAELLKKLFELPHLLKVDQIESQVADLIKLNNPTKSFSKEELLMKVVEFFEMNEKHSYGHWVFYPWKNTLVHVLPEREFIQVRTVRNQYKITPSEQEKLSTKKIGIVGLSVGQSVAMALALERGCGELRLADFDTLELSNMNRIRCSLTELGLKKSTIAAREILEIDPYLKVTVYEEGINEGNIVDFFTKGGELDLLVDECDSLDIKVLLREVAKKYRIPVIMDTSDRGMLDIERFDLEPERPVFHGFLGDIDYKDLKDLNIKEKVTYGLKITGLETLSPRMKASLLEINQTISSWPQLASAVFLGGALGAHSARNILLDHMTESGRFFIDLDELVQVHPGSENLKFKVNEEDLNFSVQKEFELKSSLSSNYKLTEDELIKIVKAANTAPSGGNCQPWSWVFDEKGVLHLYHDKKRSESLLDFKGTGSLMSFGSALENIRLTCAQMGIETEMITEIVDFEEEKIASIIFKNKQKQSINVPFAYLTPYIERRLTDRQNQKRQIIDREIFKELVAIAEESGLNLHVFDQEDQIGKLAKINGVMDWVRMINEEGYRDFVKEIRWNSSEAEMSKDGMDLSTFDLSVADKAILKMINNPKAMKFVREHHLGRGFTQISDKTFQAASAICLLSAKDFSPDTYLKAGRALQRIWTHANMKKISFQPVTAPLFLYQQYIKGDKKRFSAFESNLIKNSLREFREFVQHKDGEVEIFLFRLNITEGDVVRSLRRDVVDTLKIV
- a CDS encoding sensor histidine kinase — protein: MIQDRQSGMELEYEYLIEKNEAFDIEKIIKSQDFKRVESSTKNFGINNDIVWLKYDVINKSGEKTRYFSINNSSLDKLDIYLVQNEQIVDYQGGGRFLGIQDRLIPSKNLVFEIQLEQDELYTIYMRIESVNKKVILATISDLQSVHFQIQKENLFFGIFTGVLFGLLFYNLFLYFSIKDKLYLIYVIHTLFAWLAQAAILGYTQELIWPDNEWINLRSGVVFSSLVSIAGIWFLRIFLFTKIYLPKLDKGFYFIYAVYGFILVNALFISLTLSYQVLLVTQSVVVLYVLFVAIFVWTKGYSPARYYLLAWSFFMLSILWFVLSEMGVLSYTVLTAFIMPLGSTLEVILLSFALADKINVLINEKEKEQADKLYILKENERLIIKQNENLEEKVKKRTEELEYTLHNLQNTQTQMVNQEKMASLGQLTAGIAHEINNPINFVSSNISPLKRDINDILEIVEAYREKGEVEFSDESKKELKEIEKEVEFDFVIEEINQLLNGMEEGARRTVEIVKGLRLFSRVDEQDVKKVDVHDGLDSTLILLSSSMNGKIKINKEYGSIPLVECLPGKINQVFMNIITNAIHALLDNLNNVSAPEITLRTRKSDTNVVIEIEDNGPGMPEKVKQRIFEPFFTTKSVGKGTGLGLSIVYTIIENHKGTLEVRSKEGKGTNFIITLPIYQTAPLNDR